Proteins from one Corallococcus exiguus genomic window:
- a CDS encoding LytR/AlgR family response regulator transcription factor, giving the protein MAELRVLLVDDEPLARKGLRQALARHPDAVVCGECRDGREAVDAIRAQRPHLVLLDVQMPELDGFGVLREVGVEQMPTVIFITAFDTFAVKAFDVHAVDYLVKPFDDARFDEALARARQRLRAGEAAELGRRLADLLADAGPAPRPAEPPADRLLVRVGLRSVLVPVADIEWVEADDYCVTLHADGKAHVLRESLAALEARLDPERFVRIHRSAIVNVACIQEVHRPSPTEQVVVLRSGMRLRVSRSRREHLERRLGRAR; this is encoded by the coding sequence ATGGCTGAGCTGCGGGTGCTGCTGGTGGACGACGAGCCGCTGGCCCGGAAGGGATTGCGGCAGGCCCTGGCACGCCATCCGGACGCGGTGGTGTGCGGCGAGTGCCGCGACGGCCGCGAAGCGGTGGATGCCATCCGTGCCCAGCGTCCTCACCTGGTGCTGCTGGACGTGCAGATGCCGGAGCTGGATGGCTTCGGAGTGCTGCGCGAAGTGGGCGTGGAGCAGATGCCCACTGTCATCTTCATCACCGCGTTCGACACCTTCGCCGTGAAGGCCTTCGACGTGCACGCGGTGGACTACCTGGTGAAGCCCTTCGACGACGCGCGCTTCGACGAGGCGCTGGCACGGGCTCGTCAGAGGCTGCGCGCTGGCGAGGCCGCCGAGCTGGGACGGCGACTCGCGGACCTGCTGGCGGACGCGGGCCCGGCACCAAGGCCCGCCGAGCCTCCCGCGGACCGGCTGCTGGTGCGGGTGGGGCTGCGCTCCGTGCTCGTCCCGGTCGCGGACATCGAGTGGGTAGAGGCGGACGACTACTGCGTCACGCTGCACGCGGACGGCAAGGCCCACGTGCTGCGCGAGAGCCTGGCGGCCCTGGAGGCGCGGTTGGACCCGGAGCGCTTCGTGCGCATCCACCGCTCCGCCATCGTCAACGTGGCGTGCATTCAAGAAGTGCACCGGCCCTCGCCCACGGAGCAGGTGGTGGTGCTGCGAAGCGGCATGCGCCTGCGCGTGAGTCGTAGCCGCCGCGAGCACCTGGAGCGGCGACTGGGCCGGGCTCGCTGA
- a CDS encoding MBL fold metallo-hydrolase, with amino-acid sequence MRSPLLLSAVTALLLTLPASAAEDPGRAHVRAAAEAMGGEARLRALKSLRLRGVGHWNLLEQSERPTPPFLVMYEQFEEVRDLRRGRLSQKSESRGMVMDEWKGVTMLLADGVAAADFQGKWRPLGAAQLQDMQERLTFAPEHVLLAALDAKDLRAQADTVLQEVPHHVVTFHQDRASVRLFLNARTGLPTAVETVDAHPEDPFWSVWGDVRTVLSFQAWTLEPGGLRYPRHWEWARNGQAHHSVTVTAVTVDPPLADADFAVADDVKQGFEARRARKLDEAPAVRPEAPPVEVAPGVVQLPGAWNVALVAQDDGVVVVEGPLASGYSARVLDEAAKRFPGMKVKAVVSTSDAWPHIGGLREYVARGIPVYVLDLNRTLVERLVAAPRTLVPDTLARKPRAAKLQVVDARRVLGTGKNRLELVPVRTETGERMLFAWLPEHRLLYTSDLVQPQPDGTFFNVQQVDETVEVAAREKLPVSQVFGMHLKPTDWSTLTTAVDKVRKP; translated from the coding sequence ATGCGAAGCCCCCTGCTGTTGTCCGCTGTCACGGCGCTGCTGCTCACCCTGCCCGCCTCCGCCGCCGAGGACCCGGGCCGCGCCCACGTCCGCGCCGCCGCCGAGGCCATGGGCGGCGAGGCTCGGCTCCGCGCGCTCAAGAGCCTGCGTCTTCGAGGCGTGGGCCACTGGAACCTGCTGGAGCAGTCCGAGCGCCCCACGCCGCCCTTCCTCGTCATGTACGAGCAGTTCGAAGAGGTGCGCGACCTGCGCCGGGGCCGCCTGAGCCAGAAGTCGGAGAGCCGCGGGATGGTGATGGATGAGTGGAAGGGAGTGACGATGCTGCTGGCCGACGGCGTTGCGGCAGCGGACTTCCAGGGCAAATGGAGACCGCTGGGCGCCGCGCAGCTCCAGGACATGCAGGAGCGACTGACCTTCGCGCCGGAGCACGTCTTGCTCGCGGCCCTGGACGCCAAGGACCTGCGAGCCCAGGCGGACACGGTGCTGCAGGAGGTGCCCCACCACGTCGTCACCTTCCATCAGGACCGCGCGAGCGTGCGCCTGTTCCTCAACGCCCGCACGGGCCTGCCCACCGCCGTGGAGACGGTGGACGCGCATCCGGAGGACCCTTTCTGGAGCGTCTGGGGAGACGTGCGAACCGTGTTGTCCTTCCAGGCGTGGACGTTGGAGCCGGGAGGCCTGCGCTACCCGCGCCACTGGGAGTGGGCGCGCAACGGTCAGGCCCACCACTCCGTCACGGTGACGGCGGTGACGGTGGATCCGCCGCTCGCGGACGCGGACTTCGCCGTGGCGGATGACGTGAAGCAGGGCTTCGAGGCCCGCCGCGCGAGGAAGCTGGACGAAGCCCCCGCGGTCCGTCCGGAAGCCCCGCCCGTGGAGGTGGCGCCAGGTGTGGTGCAGCTGCCGGGAGCGTGGAACGTGGCGCTGGTGGCGCAAGACGACGGCGTGGTGGTGGTGGAGGGCCCGCTCGCGTCCGGCTATTCGGCGCGAGTGCTGGACGAGGCCGCGAAGCGCTTCCCAGGCATGAAGGTGAAGGCCGTGGTGTCCACCAGCGACGCATGGCCGCACATCGGCGGACTGCGCGAGTACGTGGCCCGGGGCATCCCGGTGTACGTGCTGGACCTCAACCGCACGCTGGTGGAGCGGCTGGTGGCGGCGCCACGCACGCTCGTGCCGGACACGCTCGCCAGGAAGCCGCGAGCAGCGAAGCTCCAGGTCGTCGACGCGCGGCGCGTGCTGGGCACCGGGAAGAACCGGCTGGAGCTCGTCCCGGTGCGCACGGAGACGGGGGAGCGGATGCTGTTCGCGTGGCTACCGGAGCACCGGCTGCTCTACACGTCCGACCTGGTGCAGCCCCAGCCGGACGGCACGTTCTTCAACGTGCAGCAGGTGGACGAAACGGTGGAGGTGGCCGCGCGAGAGAAGCTCCCGGTGTCCCAGGTGTTCGGCATGCACCTGAAGCCCACGGATTGGAGCACCCTCACCACCGCCGTGGACAAGGTCCGCAAGCCCTGA